A single window of Loxodonta africana isolate mLoxAfr1 chromosome 10, mLoxAfr1.hap2, whole genome shotgun sequence DNA harbors:
- the RPL36AL gene encoding ribosomal protein eL42-like gives MVNVPKTRRTFCKKCGKHQPHKVTQYKKGKDSLYAQGKRRYDRKQSGYGGQTKPIFRKKAKTTKKIVLRLECVEPNCRSKRMLAIKRCKHFELGGDKKRKGQVIQF, from the coding sequence ATGGTTAATGTACCTAAAACTCGAAGGACTTTCTGTAAGAAGTGTGGCAAGCATCAGCCTCACAAAGTGACCCAGTATAAGAAGGGCAAGGATTCCTTGTATGCGCAGGGAAAGAGGCGCTATGATCGGAAGCAGAGCGGCTATGGCGGGCAGACAAAGCCAATTTTTCGGAAGAAGGCGAAAACCACAAAGAAGATTGTGCTGAGGCTTGAATGTGTGGAGCCTAACTGCAGGTCCAAGAGAATGCTGGCCATTAAGAGATGCAAGCATTTTGAGCTGGGAGGCGATAAGAAGAGAAAGGGCCAAGTGATCCAGTTctaa
- the MGAT2 gene encoding alpha-1,6-mannosyl-glycoprotein 2-beta-N-acetylglucosaminyltransferase, producing the protein MRFRIYKRKVLILTLVVAACGFVLWSSNGRQRKNEALTPPLLQDAEPARGMGGRGGEHPAVSVGIRRVSNDSAAPLVPAAQQPEADNLTLRYRSLVYQLNFDQTLRNVGKSGSWAPQELVLVVQVHNRPEYLRLLLDSLRKAQGIDKVLVIFSHDFWSTEINHIIAGVDFCPVLQVFFPFSIQLYPNEFPGSDPRDCPRDLEKNAALKMGCINAEYPDSFGHYREAKFSQTKHHWWWKLHFVWERVKVLQDYSGLILFIEEDHYLAPDFYHVFKKMWKLKQQECPECDVLSLGTYTATRNFYGIADKIDVKTWKSTEHNMGLALTRDAYQKLIECTDTFCTYDDYNWDWTLQYLTVSCLPKFWKVLVPQVPRIFHAGDCGMHHKKTCRPSTQSAQIESLLNNNKQYMFPETLIIGEKSTVAALSPPRKNGGWGDIRDHELCKSYRRLQ; encoded by the coding sequence ATGAGGTTCCGTATCTACAAGCGGAAGGTGCTGATCCTGACCCTCGTGGTGGCCGCCTGCGGCTTCGTCCTGTGGAGCAGCAATGGGCGACAAAGGAAGAACGAGGCCCTCACTCCGCCGCTGCTGCAGGACGCCGAGCCCGCGCGGGGTATGGGAGGTCGGGGTGGGGAGCACCCTGCCGTGTCTGTGGGCATCCGCAGGGTCTCCAACGATTCGGCGGCTCCGCTGGTCCCAGCGGCTCAGCAGCCAGAGGCGGACAACCTGACGCTGCGGTACCGGTCTCTAGTGTACCAGCTGAACTTTGACCAGACGCTGAGGAATGTAGGTAAGTCCGGCTCCTGGGCGCCCCAGGAGCTGGTGCTGGTGGTCCAGGTGCATAACCGGCCCGAATACCTCAGACTGCTGCTGGACTCACTTCGCAAAGCCCAGGGCATTGACAAGGTCCTCGTCATCTTTAGCCACGACTTCTGGTCGACAGAGATCAATCACATAATCGCCGGAGTGGATTTCTGTCCGGTTCTGCAggtgttctttcctttcagcaTTCAGTTGTACCCCAACGAGTTTCCGGGCAGTGACCCCAGAGATTGCCCCAGAGACCTCGAGAAGAATGCAGCCTTGAAGATGGGATGTATTAACGCCGAGTATCCCGACTCCTTCGGCCATTATAGAGAGGCCAAGTTCTCCCAAACCAAACACCATTGGTGGTGGAAGCTGCATTTTGTATGGGAAAGGGTCAAAGTTCTTCAAGACTACAGTGGCCTTATACTTTTCATAGAGGAGGATCACTACTTAGCCCCTGACTTTTACCATGTTTTCAAAAAGATGTGGAAATTGAAGCAGCAAGAGTGTCCTGAGTGTGATGTTCTCTCCCTGGGGACCTATACTGCCACTCGCAATTTTTATGGCATTGCTGACAAAATAGATGTGAAAACTTGGAAATCCACAGAGCACAATATGGGTCTAGCCTTGACCCGGGATGCATATCAGAAACTGATTGAGTGCACAGACACTTTCTGTACTTATGATGATTATAACTGGGACTGGACTCTTCAGTACTTGACTGTATCTTGTCTTCCAAAATTCTGGAAAGTGCTGGTTCCCCAGGTTCCTAGGATTTTCCATGCTGGAGACTGTGGTATGCACCACAAGAAAACCTGTAGGCCGTCCACCCAGAGTGCCCAAATTGAGTCACTCTTAAATAATAACAAGCAGTACATGTTTCCAGAAACTCTAATTATCGGTGAGAAGTCTACTGTGGCAGCCCTTTCCCCACCTAGGAAAAATGGAGGGTGGGGTGATATTAGGGACCATGAACTCTGTAAAAGTTATAGAAGACTGCAGtga
- the DNAAF2 gene encoding protein kintoun isoform X3, producing MKGTGQSERLFVNEESVNEFLDEVLSSPFKQTIPLTPPLIEVLQITDSNIQIHAKLQECNNSHQLHVKEEVNEGSHLTEKENTEHLITTTTEQEQTLGNARPDSSIADNAIATDSCGSVAYLQQESPDVFQVLSGKSQQPESKTDPEFIKEKCAVYSNEEKENLKEPVLTGEKELDGVHLSSLQNKTTVHNVSASESIKETNMQDGSVRIIKDHVTHCAFSFQNSLLYDLD from the exons atgaaagggactggacagagc gaaAGGTTGTTTGTCAATGAAGAAAGTGTTAACGAGTTTCTTGATGAGGTCCTGAGCTCTCCATTCAAACAGACAATACCCCTAACCCCACCATTAATTGAAGTTCTTCAGATTACAGATAGTAATATTCAAATTCATGCAAAG TTGCAAGAATGTAATAACTCTCATCAGCTTCATGTAAAGGAAGAAGTCAATGAAGGAAGTCATctgactgaaaaagaaaatacagaacatCTTATCACCACCACAACTGAACAAGAACAAACACTGGGAAATGCCAGACCTGATTCATCTATAGCGGATAATGCGATAGCAACAGACAGCTGTGGTTCAGTTGCATACTTGCAACAAGAGTCTCCTGATGTTTTTCAAGTGCTATCTGGAAAATCTCAGCAACCTGAGTCAAAAACGGACCCtgaatttataaaagaaaaatgtgcTGTTTACTCAAATGAGGAAAAAGAGAATTTAAAAGAACCAGTATTAACTGGAGAGAAAGAATTAGATGGAGTTCACCTATCTTCACTACAGAACAAAACTACGGTTCACAAcgtatctgcttctgaaagcatAAAAGAAACCAATATGCAAGATGGTAGTGTACGAATTATTAAAGATCATGTGACTCATTGTGCATTCAGTTTTCAGAATTCTTTGCTATATGACTTAGACTAA
- the DNAAF2 gene encoding protein kintoun isoform X1, whose product MAKATNSSPLEDLDLSGDEVQRLTTAFQDPEFRRLLSEYAGELTDPENRKRYEAEITELERERGVEVRFVHPEPGHVLRTSLDGAKRCFVNVCSNVLVGAPSSRPGSGGAAPGHHWFLPHSLAPGREYAGRRGTRYTVYDVVFHPDALALARRHERFRHMLDATALEAVEKQFGVKLDRRNAKTLKIKYKGTPEAAVLRTPLPGGAPARPEEEPEGPLSDFPYPYRYPGASGNSAVPQPQAPAPSGPAPPPAPTEPRYSVVQRHHVDLQDYRCCRDSAPSPVPRELVVTIELPLLRSAEQAALEVTGKLLCLDSKKPDYQLRLSLPYPVDDSRGKAQFNKARRQLVITLPVALPATRRGLPAAPEGAVDPPGTDGGSCASARQGEAGQGGGNAEDRDSSTSGAGAADAGIATPSAPEVAYSPAGAGEEIIPEQKEQDSGGHADAGSPLGNREDSRTGAGSVSGDGGGGFPCVSTGNLDAGSSTERGGEGRDFSVQTRGRCEGADREPSNGAMGGPGTQSGEPLCPPLQCNQDEESLILLIQVPRILPQSLRGDLNPLRYKLCFSTQDFVYYSFFLQFAPENKLSTKEPVISISSNNAVIELAKSPESHGHWRQWYYGLNNDSLEERLFVNEESVNEFLDEVLSSPFKQTIPLTPPLIEVLQITDSNIQIHAKLQECNNSHQLHVKEEVNEGSHLTEKENTEHLITTTTEQEQTLGNARPDSSIADNAIATDSCGSVAYLQQESPDVFQVLSGKSQQPESKTDPEFIKEKCAVYSNEEKENLKEPVLTGEKELDGVHLSSLQNKTTVHNVSASESIKETNMQDGSVRIIKDHVTHCAFSFQNSLLYDLD is encoded by the exons ATGGCGAAGGCGACCAACTCGTCGCCGCTGGAGGACTTGGACCTAAGCGGAGATGAGGTACAGCGTCTCACCACCGCCTTCCAGGACCCAGAGTTCCGGCGGCTGTTATCCGAGTACGCCGGGGAGCTCACAGACCCCGAGAACCGAAAGCGCTACGAGGCGGAGATCACTGAGCTGGAGCGTGAGCGCGGAGTGGAGGTTCGGTTCGTGCACCCGGAGCCGGGCCACGTACTGCGCACCAGCTTGGACGGAGCGAAGCGCTGCTTTGTGAACGTGTGCAGCAACGTGCTGGTGGGCGCGCCGAGCAGCCGGCCCGGCTCCGGGGGCGCGGCGCCGGGCCACCACTGGTTCCTGCCCCACAGCCTGGCTCCAGGCCGCGAGTACGCGGGGCGCCGGGGCACTCGCTACACGGTCTACGACGTGGTCTTCCATCCAGACGCGCTAGCGCTCGCCAGGCGCCACGAGCGCTTCCGCCACATGCTGGACGCCACGGCCCTGGAGGCCGTCGAGAAGCAGTTCGGCGTGAAGCTGGACCGCAGGAATGCCAAGACCCTGAAGATCAAGTACAAGGGGACTCCGGAGGCCGCCGTGCTCCGCACGCCACTGCCTGGGGGTGCCCCGGCCCGCCCCGAGGAGGAGCCGGAAGGCCCTCTTTCCGATTTCCCTTACCCCTACCGGTACCCGGGGGCCTCCGGGAACTCGGCCGTGCCCCAGCCCCAGGCTCCCGCCCCTTCTGGGccggccccgccccccgcccccaccgaGCCTCGCTACAGCGTGGTGCAGCGCCACCACGTGGACCTGCAGGATTACCGCTGCTGCCGGGACTCGGCTCCGAGCCCGGTGCCCCGCGAGCTGGTGGTCACCATCGAGCTGCCGTTGCTGCGTTCGGCCGAGCAGGCAGCCCTGGAGGTGACGGGAAAGCTGCTGTGCCTTGACTCGAAGAAGCCTGACTATCAGCTGCGGCTCTCGCTCCCGTATCCGGTGGACGACAGCCGCGGCAAGGCGCAGTTCAACAAGGCCCGGCGGCAGCTAGTCATCACGCTCCCTGTGGCTCTACCTGCCACGCGCCGGGGGCTCCCGGCAGCGCCGGAAGGGGCGGTGGACCCGCCCGGAACTGACGGCGGGTCGTGCGCTTCCGCTCGCCAAGGGGAGGCAGGCCAGGGTGGGGGTAACGCCGAGGACCGAGACTCTAGTACCAGCGGTGCCGGTGCTGCAGACGCCGGGATCGCCACCCCGAGCGCCCCCGAGGTGGCGTACTCGCCTGCCGGCGCTGGAGAGGAGATTATCCCCGAACAGAAAGAACAGGACTCCGGCGGGCACGCGGACGCGGGGTCGCCGCTGGGCAATCGGGAGGACTCGCGTACAGGAGCAGGGAGCGTCTCTGGCGACGGTGGCGGAGGCTTTCCTTGTGTTTCAACCGGAAACCTTGACGCGGGGTCTTCAACAGAAAGAGGGGGTGAAGGCAGAGATTTCAGTGTGCAGACGCGCGGGCGCTGCGAAGGCGCTGACCGAGAGCCCTCTAACGGAGCCATGGGTGGTCCCGGGACCCAGAGCGGGGAACCTTTGTGTCCTCCTTTGCAGTGTAATCAGGATGAAGAATCCCTGATTCTACTAATTCAAGTTCCACGGATCCTGCCGCAAAGTCTTCGAGGGGATTTGAACCCCCTTCGGTACAAATTGTGCTTCTCCACGCAAGACTTTGTTTATTATTCCTTCTTTTTGCAGTTTGCTCCAGAGAATAAATTGAGTACCAAAGAACCCGTGATTAGCATTTCTTCAAACAATGCAGTGATAGAACTGGCCAAATCTCCAGAGAGCCATGGACATTGGAGGCAGTGGTATTACGGTTTAAACAACGATTCTTTGGAG gaaAGGTTGTTTGTCAATGAAGAAAGTGTTAACGAGTTTCTTGATGAGGTCCTGAGCTCTCCATTCAAACAGACAATACCCCTAACCCCACCATTAATTGAAGTTCTTCAGATTACAGATAGTAATATTCAAATTCATGCAAAG TTGCAAGAATGTAATAACTCTCATCAGCTTCATGTAAAGGAAGAAGTCAATGAAGGAAGTCATctgactgaaaaagaaaatacagaacatCTTATCACCACCACAACTGAACAAGAACAAACACTGGGAAATGCCAGACCTGATTCATCTATAGCGGATAATGCGATAGCAACAGACAGCTGTGGTTCAGTTGCATACTTGCAACAAGAGTCTCCTGATGTTTTTCAAGTGCTATCTGGAAAATCTCAGCAACCTGAGTCAAAAACGGACCCtgaatttataaaagaaaaatgtgcTGTTTACTCAAATGAGGAAAAAGAGAATTTAAAAGAACCAGTATTAACTGGAGAGAAAGAATTAGATGGAGTTCACCTATCTTCACTACAGAACAAAACTACGGTTCACAAcgtatctgcttctgaaagcatAAAAGAAACCAATATGCAAGATGGTAGTGTACGAATTATTAAAGATCATGTGACTCATTGTGCATTCAGTTTTCAGAATTCTTTGCTATATGACTTAGACTAA
- the DNAAF2 gene encoding protein kintoun isoform X2, with translation MAKATNSSPLEDLDLSGDEVQRLTTAFQDPEFRRLLSEYAGELTDPENRKRYEAEITELERERGVEVRFVHPEPGHVLRTSLDGAKRCFVNVCSNVLVGAPSSRPGSGGAAPGHHWFLPHSLAPGREYAGRRGTRYTVYDVVFHPDALALARRHERFRHMLDATALEAVEKQFGVKLDRRNAKTLKIKYKGTPEAAVLRTPLPGGAPARPEEEPEGPLSDFPYPYRYPGASGNSAVPQPQAPAPSGPAPPPAPTEPRYSVVQRHHVDLQDYRCCRDSAPSPVPRELVVTIELPLLRSAEQAALEVTGKLLCLDSKKPDYQLRLSLPYPVDDSRGKAQFNKARRQLVITLPVALPATRRGLPAAPEGAVDPPGTDGGSCASARQGEAGQGGGNAEDRDSSTSGAGAADAGIATPSAPEVAYSPAGAGEEIIPEQKEQDSGGHADAGSPLGNREDSRTGAGSVSGDGGGGFPCVSTGNLDAGSSTERGGEGRDFSVQTRGRCEGADREPSNGAMGGPGTQSGEPLCPPLQCNQDEESLILLIQVPRILPQSLRGDLNPLRYKLCFSTQDFVYYSFFLQFAPENKLSTKEPVISISSNNAVIELAKSPESHGHWRQWYYGLNNDSLEERLFVNEESVNEFLDEVLSSPFKQTIPLTPPLIEVLQITDSNIQIHAKEMKNPCC, from the exons ATGGCGAAGGCGACCAACTCGTCGCCGCTGGAGGACTTGGACCTAAGCGGAGATGAGGTACAGCGTCTCACCACCGCCTTCCAGGACCCAGAGTTCCGGCGGCTGTTATCCGAGTACGCCGGGGAGCTCACAGACCCCGAGAACCGAAAGCGCTACGAGGCGGAGATCACTGAGCTGGAGCGTGAGCGCGGAGTGGAGGTTCGGTTCGTGCACCCGGAGCCGGGCCACGTACTGCGCACCAGCTTGGACGGAGCGAAGCGCTGCTTTGTGAACGTGTGCAGCAACGTGCTGGTGGGCGCGCCGAGCAGCCGGCCCGGCTCCGGGGGCGCGGCGCCGGGCCACCACTGGTTCCTGCCCCACAGCCTGGCTCCAGGCCGCGAGTACGCGGGGCGCCGGGGCACTCGCTACACGGTCTACGACGTGGTCTTCCATCCAGACGCGCTAGCGCTCGCCAGGCGCCACGAGCGCTTCCGCCACATGCTGGACGCCACGGCCCTGGAGGCCGTCGAGAAGCAGTTCGGCGTGAAGCTGGACCGCAGGAATGCCAAGACCCTGAAGATCAAGTACAAGGGGACTCCGGAGGCCGCCGTGCTCCGCACGCCACTGCCTGGGGGTGCCCCGGCCCGCCCCGAGGAGGAGCCGGAAGGCCCTCTTTCCGATTTCCCTTACCCCTACCGGTACCCGGGGGCCTCCGGGAACTCGGCCGTGCCCCAGCCCCAGGCTCCCGCCCCTTCTGGGccggccccgccccccgcccccaccgaGCCTCGCTACAGCGTGGTGCAGCGCCACCACGTGGACCTGCAGGATTACCGCTGCTGCCGGGACTCGGCTCCGAGCCCGGTGCCCCGCGAGCTGGTGGTCACCATCGAGCTGCCGTTGCTGCGTTCGGCCGAGCAGGCAGCCCTGGAGGTGACGGGAAAGCTGCTGTGCCTTGACTCGAAGAAGCCTGACTATCAGCTGCGGCTCTCGCTCCCGTATCCGGTGGACGACAGCCGCGGCAAGGCGCAGTTCAACAAGGCCCGGCGGCAGCTAGTCATCACGCTCCCTGTGGCTCTACCTGCCACGCGCCGGGGGCTCCCGGCAGCGCCGGAAGGGGCGGTGGACCCGCCCGGAACTGACGGCGGGTCGTGCGCTTCCGCTCGCCAAGGGGAGGCAGGCCAGGGTGGGGGTAACGCCGAGGACCGAGACTCTAGTACCAGCGGTGCCGGTGCTGCAGACGCCGGGATCGCCACCCCGAGCGCCCCCGAGGTGGCGTACTCGCCTGCCGGCGCTGGAGAGGAGATTATCCCCGAACAGAAAGAACAGGACTCCGGCGGGCACGCGGACGCGGGGTCGCCGCTGGGCAATCGGGAGGACTCGCGTACAGGAGCAGGGAGCGTCTCTGGCGACGGTGGCGGAGGCTTTCCTTGTGTTTCAACCGGAAACCTTGACGCGGGGTCTTCAACAGAAAGAGGGGGTGAAGGCAGAGATTTCAGTGTGCAGACGCGCGGGCGCTGCGAAGGCGCTGACCGAGAGCCCTCTAACGGAGCCATGGGTGGTCCCGGGACCCAGAGCGGGGAACCTTTGTGTCCTCCTTTGCAGTGTAATCAGGATGAAGAATCCCTGATTCTACTAATTCAAGTTCCACGGATCCTGCCGCAAAGTCTTCGAGGGGATTTGAACCCCCTTCGGTACAAATTGTGCTTCTCCACGCAAGACTTTGTTTATTATTCCTTCTTTTTGCAGTTTGCTCCAGAGAATAAATTGAGTACCAAAGAACCCGTGATTAGCATTTCTTCAAACAATGCAGTGATAGAACTGGCCAAATCTCCAGAGAGCCATGGACATTGGAGGCAGTGGTATTACGGTTTAAACAACGATTCTTTGGAG gaaAGGTTGTTTGTCAATGAAGAAAGTGTTAACGAGTTTCTTGATGAGGTCCTGAGCTCTCCATTCAAACAGACAATACCCCTAACCCCACCATTAATTGAAGTTCTTCAGATTACAGATAGTAATATTCAAATTCATGCAAAG GAGATGAAAAAcccatgctgttga